A portion of the Actomonas aquatica genome contains these proteins:
- a CDS encoding VCBS repeat-containing protein — MPAQRTLHLFAGAALTAAVLASTAPLAAQSDAASAPAVTSHPLAARTAAAEGAPPFTRLSAEETGLTVPNLYNDPRMWGDRFREYTLGALETGLAIADFDRDGMPDIYAVSKNGPNALYQQTVAGRFHDIAPACGVDVADDPAGQTGAAAVDLNQDGWPDIYLCRLDAPNLLFINNGDGTFTEMAAAYGLAIHDASVHASFADYDGDGDLDAYVATNILDFSRSPTGQPDYLMRNNGPGPDGHPTFENVALDAGIWGKSQGHTAIWFDANRDGWPDIYVANDFETPDRFYLNNGDGTFTDVVDERLPHVTYFSMGSDAGDLNNDGEIDFIVADMRDRTRAGFMTGMEEMGRGLWEMERVAELIPQYMWNAVYLGTGTDYYEEAAFLTGMEATGWTWATRIVDLDGDGRSDLFYTNGMLRNFVDADLVDRQNVAPNLTARARVWRDAPVRAEPNLAYRNDGDLGFTDVSELWGLNHTGVSFGCAIADLDNDGDLDIVYANLEGPPTIVRNDQTGHHRVALRLEGHAPNRNAIGAEISLTTAGGTQIRQVFGERGVVSSELGTIIFGLGEHDTIEALSIRWPDGATSTLTDAPVDRLLVISQPAPAPDTTRPTATLHADLSGALFRETAAERGLDFTSDAYPLEELARQRLLPRRLGQTAPTLATADVNGDGITDVFVSGARAQAGQLFLGQADGTFTVAASQPWTEAAAADDTGALFLDANLDGHLDLYIAAGGVEPTQGDPLLHDRVYFGDGAGSFTLGQTLKDGTSTDAVAFDGQNLLFVGGRSVPGEWPKAPRSFLYVTSPDGLVTVDAPELADLGMVTDATFADLNADGEPDLVVSIEWGPVKVFTNHSGHFTDATAALGLADRTGWWSAVSVSDFNGDGRPDILAGNVGLNTKYSASAERPATIFAGDLDGRGNFEILEAQYDTDGQLYPVRGRSKLSYSFAAMRRQFRTFERFAAASVYNIFDSELLNAALKLEATELRSGVYLQQADGTYRFEALPTAAQLAPIHGFVHADLDGDGHADLYVAGNDFSPEPSTGRFDGSIGRLFLGEGQGNLTEISPGNSGLVVPGDTRALTLLDGETPRLLTATAQGPLRLFERR, encoded by the coding sequence ATGCCCGCCCAACGAACCTTGCACCTCTTCGCTGGCGCCGCCCTCACCGCCGCCGTTCTCGCTTCGACCGCGCCCCTCGCCGCTCAGTCCGACGCTGCCTCCGCCCCCGCCGTCACCTCCCACCCGCTCGCCGCTCGCACCGCCGCCGCCGAGGGCGCCCCGCCCTTCACCCGCCTCTCCGCCGAGGAAACGGGCCTCACCGTGCCCAACCTCTACAACGACCCGCGCATGTGGGGTGACCGCTTCCGCGAATACACCCTCGGCGCCCTCGAAACCGGACTCGCCATCGCCGACTTCGACCGCGACGGCATGCCCGACATCTACGCCGTTTCCAAAAACGGTCCCAACGCTCTCTACCAACAAACCGTCGCCGGCCGTTTCCACGACATCGCCCCCGCCTGCGGCGTCGACGTTGCCGATGACCCCGCCGGCCAGACCGGCGCCGCCGCCGTCGACCTCAACCAGGACGGCTGGCCCGACATCTACCTCTGCCGCCTCGACGCGCCCAACCTGCTCTTCATCAACAACGGCGACGGCACCTTCACCGAGATGGCCGCCGCCTACGGCCTCGCGATCCACGACGCCTCCGTGCACGCCTCCTTCGCCGACTACGATGGCGACGGCGACCTCGACGCCTACGTTGCCACCAACATCCTCGACTTCTCGCGCAGCCCCACCGGTCAACCCGACTACCTCATGCGCAACAACGGTCCCGGCCCCGACGGCCATCCGACCTTCGAGAACGTTGCCCTCGACGCCGGCATCTGGGGCAAGTCCCAGGGCCACACCGCCATCTGGTTCGACGCCAACCGCGACGGCTGGCCCGACATCTATGTCGCCAACGACTTCGAGACCCCCGACCGCTTCTACCTCAACAACGGCGACGGCACCTTCACCGACGTCGTCGACGAACGCCTGCCTCACGTGACCTACTTCTCGATGGGCTCCGACGCCGGCGACCTCAACAACGACGGCGAGATCGACTTCATCGTCGCCGACATGCGCGACCGCACCCGTGCCGGCTTCATGACCGGCATGGAGGAAATGGGCCGCGGTCTCTGGGAAATGGAACGCGTCGCCGAACTCATTCCCCAATACATGTGGAACGCCGTCTACCTCGGCACCGGCACCGACTACTACGAAGAGGCCGCGTTCCTCACCGGCATGGAGGCCACCGGCTGGACCTGGGCCACCCGCATCGTCGACCTCGACGGCGACGGCCGCTCCGACCTCTTCTACACCAACGGCATGCTGCGCAACTTCGTCGATGCCGACCTTGTCGACCGCCAAAACGTCGCCCCCAATCTCACCGCCCGCGCCCGCGTCTGGCGCGACGCCCCCGTCCGCGCCGAACCCAACCTCGCCTACCGCAACGACGGCGATCTCGGTTTCACCGACGTATCCGAACTTTGGGGACTCAACCACACCGGCGTCTCCTTCGGCTGCGCCATCGCCGACCTCGATAACGACGGCGACCTCGACATCGTTTACGCCAACCTCGAAGGCCCGCCCACCATCGTGCGCAACGACCAGACCGGCCACCACCGCGTCGCCCTGCGCCTCGAAGGCCACGCCCCCAACCGCAACGCCATCGGCGCCGAGATCAGCCTTACCACCGCCGGCGGCACCCAGATCCGCCAGGTCTTCGGCGAGCGTGGCGTCGTCTCCTCCGAACTCGGCACGATCATCTTCGGCTTGGGCGAGCATGACACCATCGAAGCGCTCAGCATCCGCTGGCCCGACGGGGCGACCTCCACCCTCACCGACGCCCCCGTCGACCGCCTGCTCGTCATCTCCCAACCGGCCCCCGCGCCCGACACCACGCGCCCGACCGCCACCCTGCACGCCGACCTCAGCGGCGCACTCTTCCGCGAAACTGCCGCCGAGCGTGGACTCGACTTCACCAGCGACGCCTACCCCTTGGAAGAACTCGCCCGCCAGCGCCTGCTGCCCCGCCGCCTCGGCCAGACCGCCCCCACGCTCGCCACCGCCGACGTCAACGGCGACGGCATCACCGACGTCTTCGTCTCCGGTGCCCGCGCCCAAGCCGGCCAACTCTTCCTCGGCCAAGCCGATGGCACCTTCACCGTTGCTGCCAGCCAACCGTGGACCGAGGCCGCCGCCGCCGATGACACCGGCGCCCTCTTCCTCGACGCCAACCTCGACGGCCACCTCGATCTCTACATCGCCGCCGGCGGCGTTGAACCCACGCAAGGTGACCCGCTCCTCCACGACCGCGTCTACTTCGGCGACGGCGCAGGGAGCTTCACCCTCGGCCAGACGCTCAAGGACGGCACCAGCACCGACGCCGTCGCCTTCGATGGCCAAAATCTGCTCTTCGTCGGCGGCCGCTCCGTCCCCGGCGAATGGCCCAAAGCCCCGCGCTCCTTCCTCTATGTCACCAGTCCTGACGGTTTGGTCACCGTTGATGCGCCTGAACTTGCCGACCTCGGTATGGTCACCGACGCAACCTTCGCCGACCTTAACGCCGACGGTGAACCGGACCTCGTTGTATCCATCGAATGGGGACCGGTGAAAGTGTTCACCAACCACTCCGGCCACTTCACCGACGCCACCGCCGCCCTCGGCCTCGCCGACCGCACCGGCTGGTGGAGCGCGGTCAGCGTGAGCGATTTCAACGGCGACGGTCGCCCCGACATCCTCGCCGGCAACGTCGGCCTCAACACCAAATACTCCGCCTCGGCCGAGCGCCCCGCCACGATCTTCGCCGGCGACCTCGATGGCCGCGGCAACTTCGAAATTCTCGAAGCTCAATACGACACCGACGGCCAACTCTACCCCGTGCGGGGTCGCAGCAAATTGTCCTACTCGTTCGCCGCGATGCGTCGTCAGTTCCGCACCTTTGAACGCTTCGCCGCGGCCTCGGTTTACAACATCTTCGATTCCGAGCTGCTCAACGCCGCGCTCAAACTTGAAGCCACCGAACTGCGCAGCGGCGTTTATCTGCAGCAGGCTGACGGCACCTACCGATTCGAAGCCCTACCCACCGCGGCCCAGCTCGCGCCCATCCACGGCTTCGTGCACGCCGACCTCGACGGGGACGGTCATGCCGACCTCTATGTGGCCGGCAACGACTTCAGTCCCGAGCCCTCGACCGGCCGCTTCGACGGCAGCATCGGCCGCCTCTTCCTCGGCGAGGGGCAAGGAAACCTCACCGAAATCAGCCCCGGCAACTCCGGCCTCGTCGTCCCCGGCGACACCCGCGCCCTCACCCTCCTCGACGGCGAAACTCCCCGCCTCCTCACCGCCACCGCCCAAGGCCCCCTCCGCCTCTTCGAACGCCGATAA
- a CDS encoding PLD nuclease N-terminal domain-containing protein, protein MATLLPLAFGLGGPEILFLGGTLFIALPFFVFWLWMLIDCLTQETDPTQKLIWVLVIIFASFVGAPLYLFIRKIPRGRAAPANR, encoded by the coding sequence ATGGCCACGCTCCTCCCTCTCGCCTTCGGTCTTGGCGGTCCTGAAATCCTGTTCCTCGGTGGCACGCTCTTTATCGCGCTGCCGTTCTTCGTCTTCTGGCTGTGGATGCTGATCGACTGCCTCACGCAGGAAACCGACCCGACCCAAAAACTAATCTGGGTGCTGGTGATCATCTTCGCGAGTTTCGTCGGCGCGCCGCTCTATCTCTTCATCCGCAAGATCCCGCGTGGCCGCGCGGCACCGGCGAATCGGTAG
- a CDS encoding DUF294 nucleotidyltransferase-like domain-containing protein: protein MDETNLIPDRIANTLRRFPPFSMLPTAAIDELAARARVHVYVTNEQVWGPGDPPGDELFVLVRGRVEYLITTDGQAERVAVRDEGDLLGLTPLLRAQPTRTTALVVEDTILYGLPWQRIQRLLAEHDDARHYVNRHLFWTTRLGGNFESMPAPEDGSVSGRAKNILQAHLAGGKVIQPRALERLLTCAPETTIHDAAKLMSSRRVPSVLVVDPDRHPLGIVTQSAIVKHVVAQDLPRSAPVGKIMASPVITVSALSSATAAILLMLRERIGQVCVTEDGTPDSPALDVFTNKDLLAQAGHHPAGLLREFRHARTVARLRELCDEVEEITASYLDANVSAIFLGQICAELYDELVQRLLEMSIAELSAEGVKLPRIGWAWLSVGSDGRREQTLRTDMDNALVFADADTPEQDEVHRKLFLKLTDRVVAKMVDCGFARCQGGVMASNPRWCRTSREWLAEIENLASTTDPDELFRGIVLYDLRYVAGDPALPRPLRQTIIDSVRNNAWLQRRLAELVIETPPPLNFWGNFVVERKGDRVGEFDLKGRALAPLRDAARLLALKHNQTRRYSTGGRWEDLRRNVPALSETAKVAREAYDVLLTLRLTTALDRHDSGRFVNPAKLTKLEKARLAHAFDVVRMVQTHVRLAFRLEGK from the coding sequence ATGGACGAAACCAACCTGATTCCCGATCGCATCGCCAACACCCTGCGGCGCTTCCCGCCGTTCTCCATGTTGCCGACCGCGGCCATCGACGAACTTGCCGCGCGCGCCCGCGTCCACGTTTACGTCACCAACGAACAGGTCTGGGGTCCCGGCGATCCTCCCGGCGATGAACTCTTCGTCCTCGTGCGCGGCCGCGTCGAATACCTCATCACCACCGATGGCCAGGCCGAACGCGTCGCCGTGCGCGACGAGGGTGACCTCCTCGGGCTCACGCCGCTTCTCCGCGCTCAGCCCACCCGCACGACCGCGCTGGTCGTCGAGGACACCATCCTCTACGGCCTGCCCTGGCAACGCATCCAACGCCTGCTCGCCGAGCACGACGACGCCCGCCACTACGTCAACCGCCACCTCTTCTGGACCACCCGCCTCGGCGGCAACTTCGAGTCCATGCCCGCCCCCGAGGACGGCTCCGTCTCCGGCCGCGCCAAAAACATCCTCCAAGCCCATCTCGCCGGCGGCAAAGTCATCCAACCCCGCGCCCTCGAGCGCCTGCTCACCTGCGCGCCCGAGACCACCATTCACGACGCCGCGAAACTCATGTCCTCGCGCCGCGTTCCGTCCGTGCTCGTTGTCGATCCCGATCGCCATCCGCTCGGCATCGTCACCCAGAGCGCAATCGTGAAACACGTTGTCGCCCAGGACCTGCCCCGTTCCGCGCCCGTCGGCAAAATCATGGCCAGCCCGGTCATCACCGTTTCGGCGCTATCCTCGGCCACCGCCGCCATCTTGCTCATGCTGCGCGAGCGCATCGGCCAGGTTTGCGTCACCGAAGACGGCACGCCCGACTCGCCCGCCCTCGACGTTTTCACCAACAAGGACCTGCTCGCGCAAGCCGGCCACCACCCCGCCGGCCTCCTGCGCGAGTTCCGCCACGCCCGCACCGTCGCGCGCCTGCGCGAGCTCTGCGACGAGGTGGAGGAGATCACCGCCTCCTACCTCGACGCCAACGTCTCCGCCATCTTCCTCGGTCAGATCTGCGCCGAACTCTACGACGAGCTCGTGCAACGCCTGCTCGAAATGAGCATCGCCGAGCTTTCCGCCGAGGGCGTGAAACTGCCCCGCATCGGCTGGGCTTGGCTCTCCGTCGGTTCGGACGGTCGCCGCGAACAGACCCTGCGCACCGACATGGACAACGCGCTCGTCTTCGCCGATGCCGACACGCCCGAGCAGGACGAGGTGCACCGCAAACTCTTCCTCAAACTCACCGATCGCGTCGTCGCCAAGATGGTCGATTGCGGGTTCGCCCGCTGCCAAGGCGGCGTGATGGCGTCCAACCCCCGTTGGTGCCGCACCTCACGCGAGTGGCTGGCCGAAATCGAGAACCTCGCCTCCACCACCGACCCCGACGAACTCTTTCGCGGCATCGTGCTCTACGACCTGCGCTACGTCGCCGGCGATCCCGCCCTGCCGCGCCCGCTGCGCCAGACCATCATCGACTCGGTGCGCAACAACGCCTGGCTGCAACGTCGCCTCGCCGAACTCGTCATCGAGACCCCGCCGCCGCTCAACTTCTGGGGCAACTTCGTCGTCGAGCGCAAAGGCGACCGCGTCGGCGAGTTCGACCTCAAGGGCCGCGCCCTCGCGCCGCTGCGCGACGCCGCCCGTCTGCTCGCGCTCAAACACAACCAGACCCGCCGCTACTCCACCGGCGGCCGCTGGGAAGACCTGCGCCGCAACGTGCCCGCATTGAGCGAAACCGCCAAGGTCGCCCGCGAAGCCTACGACGTGTTGCTCACGCTGCGCCTCACCACCGCCCTCGATCGCCATGACTCGGGCCGCTTCGTCAACCCGGCCAAGCTCACGAAACTCGAGAAAGCCCGCCTCGCTCACGCCTTCGATGTCGTGCGCATGGTGCAAACCCACGTCCGCCTCGCCTTCCGCCTCGAAGGAAAATGA
- a CDS encoding 3'-5' exonuclease, giving the protein MFRWLRRTAWPEFVVDYVEGTSRRVDRKLPWPELEFIVLDAETTGFDYDTDRLLSIGLVPVRRGRILVEERRAWLVQQLDAPNNEAVKIHGIAPDASAHGQPEEKVLRELLDLLRGRILVGHHIGFDSSMISAALQRHFGTRLRNPMLDTAMIARRRLDAFHKTGYANQRPPGLDELCTHAGLPVIGRHTASGDAFTTAQLFLWLCGRMRVRLGRELVAGDLFRG; this is encoded by the coding sequence ATGTTCCGCTGGCTCCGTCGCACTGCCTGGCCTGAATTTGTCGTCGACTACGTCGAGGGCACGTCGCGCCGCGTCGACCGCAAACTCCCGTGGCCGGAGTTGGAGTTCATCGTGCTAGATGCCGAAACCACCGGCTTCGATTACGACACCGACCGCCTGCTGAGCATCGGTCTCGTGCCCGTGCGGCGCGGCCGCATCCTGGTCGAAGAGCGCCGCGCCTGGCTCGTGCAACAACTCGACGCGCCCAACAACGAAGCCGTCAAAATTCATGGCATCGCCCCCGACGCCTCCGCCCACGGTCAGCCCGAGGAAAAGGTCCTGCGCGAACTGCTCGATCTGCTGCGCGGGCGCATTCTGGTGGGCCATCACATCGGCTTCGATTCGTCGATGATCAGCGCGGCACTGCAACGCCACTTCGGCACCCGCCTGCGTAATCCCATGTTGGATACAGCCATGATCGCGCGTCGCCGGCTCGATGCCTTCCACAAAACCGGCTATGCCAATCAGCGTCCCCCCGGACTCGACGAACTCTGCACCCACGCCGGCCTGCCGGTGATCGGGCGACACACCGCCAGCGGCGACGCCTTCACCACCGCGCAGCTTTTCCTGTGGCTGTGCGGCCGCATGCGCGTGCGCCTCGGTCGGGAGTTGGTCGCCGGCGACCTGTTCCGCGGTTGA
- a CDS encoding DUF255 domain-containing protein — protein sequence MISHRSLLTSALLAISTLSATAAVDWLDSLDAGQAAATERNLPLYLHIGDPLNELTGAMARQTFANDEVSAFLNEHFVCVHLNRDDAPALAGFGQQWLAADQKLPGWPLNLWFTPDLQPIEGASYLPPTEEWGREGFMVVAGRIAERWGADAESVQQGTAATQRLIADYLPFAAEPPADLDAALATAASDWLARYNAELGTFGEAPHGIEPELIRFLIARGGDARATALASLKARILSPLRDPIDGGFYRATADSEARLPVFQKRLTDQARIALACMDAAAVSDDPIYAAAAKSALDYAINRLSPVGDGTFVIGEDATAPESVAHQTWLWNDLVALVGEDMATALGARADGNVNADEDLEGHHAGRNVLDADPITMRPQHMFDLRAKVLFARADFAAVVVDHTATAAAHALMYHAMKRSEAELGDLDHGAYALGTKAALLRDFSAGTEFFSRTSRSEVPATPEDYVLTALAFEDPALAAAVDEKFYDDELGLYYVTSDEVLGLRPLWWTPGAGDLPAPTVWRVMLGNAPALMVDELTLPFENPDVPPAGAVLLALQQTLN from the coding sequence ATGATCTCGCATCGTTCGTTGCTGACCTCTGCCCTGCTCGCAATCTCGACCCTTTCTGCCACCGCCGCCGTGGATTGGCTCGACTCCCTCGACGCGGGCCAAGCCGCTGCCACCGAGCGCAATCTTCCGCTCTATCTCCACATCGGCGATCCGCTCAACGAGCTCACCGGCGCCATGGCGCGCCAGACCTTCGCCAATGACGAGGTCTCGGCCTTCCTCAACGAGCACTTCGTCTGCGTCCACCTCAACCGCGACGATGCCCCCGCCCTCGCCGGCTTCGGCCAACAATGGCTCGCCGCTGATCAGAAACTCCCCGGCTGGCCACTCAACCTCTGGTTCACCCCCGACCTCCAGCCCATCGAAGGCGCATCCTACCTGCCCCCCACCGAGGAGTGGGGTCGTGAGGGTTTCATGGTGGTGGCCGGTCGCATCGCCGAACGCTGGGGAGCCGACGCCGAGTCCGTGCAACAAGGCACCGCCGCCACCCAGCGCCTCATCGCCGACTACCTGCCCTTCGCCGCCGAGCCGCCTGCCGACCTCGACGCCGCCCTCGCCACCGCCGCCTCAGATTGGCTCGCCCGCTACAACGCCGAGCTCGGCACGTTCGGCGAAGCGCCTCACGGTATCGAACCGGAACTCATCCGCTTCCTCATCGCCCGCGGCGGCGACGCCCGCGCCACCGCCCTCGCCTCGCTCAAGGCACGCATTCTCAGCCCCCTGCGCGATCCCATTGACGGCGGTTTCTATCGCGCCACCGCTGACAGCGAAGCCCGCCTCCCGGTCTTCCAAAAACGTCTCACCGATCAGGCCCGCATCGCCCTCGCCTGCATGGATGCCGCCGCCGTGAGTGACGACCCCATCTACGCCGCGGCCGCCAAGAGCGCGCTCGACTACGCCATCAACCGCCTGAGCCCGGTTGGCGACGGCACCTTCGTCATTGGCGAAGATGCCACCGCGCCCGAATCCGTCGCCCACCAGACGTGGCTTTGGAACGATCTCGTCGCGCTGGTCGGCGAAGACATGGCCACCGCACTCGGTGCCCGCGCTGACGGCAACGTCAACGCCGACGAAGACCTCGAAGGCCACCATGCCGGCCGCAACGTGCTCGACGCCGATCCCATTACGATGCGTCCGCAGCACATGTTCGATCTGCGCGCCAAGGTGCTCTTCGCCCGCGCCGATTTCGCCGCCGTGGTCGTCGATCACACCGCCACCGCGGCCGCCCACGCGCTCATGTATCACGCCATGAAACGCTCCGAAGCGGAGCTCGGCGACCTCGACCACGGCGCCTACGCCCTCGGCACCAAAGCCGCCCTGCTGCGCGACTTTTCCGCCGGCACCGAGTTCTTCTCGCGCACCTCCCGCAGCGAAGTCCCGGCCACGCCCGAAGACTACGTGCTCACCGCCCTCGCCTTCGAAGATCCCGCGCTCGCGGCCGCCGTGGACGAGAAGTTCTACGACGACGAACTCGGCCTCTACTACGTCACGTCCGACGAGGTGCTCGGCCTGCGTCCGCTGTGGTGGACGCCGGGTGCCGGCGACCTCCCGGCCCCGACGGTGTGGCGCGTGATGCTTGGCAACGCGCCCGCGCTCATGGTCGACGAGCTCACTCTACCCTTCGAAAACCCCGACGTGCCGCCCGCCGGCGCCGTTCTGCTCGCGTTGCAACAAACCCTGAACTGA
- a CDS encoding MBOAT family O-acyltransferase encodes MLRRSLGAESFATFWVYWNPIWSYYLGRGVFRPLHRVLPESLALALTFLVSGALHDLAVSLLKWRVVFFFGPWFLLMGLLVVISKVAGLSYGSVPFAGRVALNLTFIVATFALTEAVL; translated from the coding sequence ATGTTGCGACGTTCGCTCGGCGCGGAGTCGTTTGCGACCTTCTGGGTCTATTGGAATCCGATCTGGAGCTACTACCTCGGTCGCGGTGTCTTTCGTCCGCTCCACCGCGTCCTGCCCGAGTCGCTGGCGTTAGCGCTCACGTTTTTGGTGAGCGGCGCCCTGCATGACCTCGCCGTCTCGTTGCTGAAGTGGCGCGTGGTCTTTTTCTTCGGCCCGTGGTTTCTGCTCATGGGCCTGTTGGTCGTGATCAGCAAAGTCGCAGGCCTCAGCTACGGCTCGGTTCCGTTCGCCGGACGCGTCGCGCTCAACCTCACCTTCATCGTCGCGACCTTCGCGCTCACGGAAGCGGTGTTGTGA
- a CDS encoding TVP38/TMEM64 family protein: MESQAPAPKSKKGLLIKLAVLVVLAGIGGVAVLKGLDVRGLIDQTLAMMREAGPLVFFGGMAVLPAVGMPLSPFTLSAGSIFGPTLGMPLVLVFTWLALAVNVLITYVLARWIARPWLEKLVLRFGYRWPQVPADEYWDVAILLRVTPGPPFFLQSAILGLAQVPLRVYMIVSVIVSGLYGTAFVMFGEALLAGKGRMVMLGIGGIAALSVGTHLLRRHLGKKKAAAAVTQPDPATESTG; encoded by the coding sequence ATGGAATCTCAAGCGCCTGCGCCCAAGTCCAAGAAGGGCTTGCTCATCAAGCTGGCCGTGCTGGTGGTCCTCGCAGGGATCGGTGGCGTGGCCGTGCTGAAGGGCCTCGATGTGCGCGGGCTCATCGATCAGACGCTGGCGATGATGCGGGAGGCGGGTCCGTTGGTCTTTTTTGGCGGGATGGCGGTGCTGCCGGCGGTGGGCATGCCGTTGTCGCCCTTCACCCTCTCGGCCGGGTCGATCTTTGGTCCGACGCTGGGCATGCCGTTGGTGCTGGTCTTCACGTGGCTGGCGCTGGCAGTGAATGTGCTCATCACCTACGTGCTGGCGCGCTGGATCGCGCGGCCGTGGTTGGAAAAACTGGTCCTGCGTTTCGGCTACCGCTGGCCGCAGGTGCCGGCCGACGAGTATTGGGATGTGGCCATTCTGCTGCGCGTGACGCCGGGCCCGCCCTTCTTTCTGCAGAGCGCGATTCTTGGTTTGGCGCAGGTGCCGCTCCGCGTTTACATGATTGTCTCGGTGATCGTGTCCGGCCTTTACGGCACGGCCTTTGTGATGTTCGGCGAGGCGCTGCTGGCGGGTAAAGGCCGCATGGTCATGCTCGGCATCGGTGGCATCGCGGCGCTGAGTGTGGGCACGCACCTGCTGCGGCGTCATCTGGGCAAGAAAAAGGCCGCAGCGGCGGTGACGCAGCCGGATCCGGCCACGGAAAGCACCGGATGA
- the xseA gene encoding exodeoxyribonuclease VII large subunit, whose translation MSWRDEGMEPLDLGREQPGADAESVSAFTRRVKVLLERNLNVGWVRGEVSNLRRQASGHVYFSLKDAGAQLTCVMFRGDAMRQTVQLRDGMQVILNGRVGVYEARGSYQLIVRTVVEDGVGRLQREFEALKRRLDAEGLFARERKRALPELPLRVGFVTSPTGAAVQDFMRIMVRRGWKGRLVVLPAKVQGVGAAEEVAAMIATAGRLACFDVLVVGRGGGSLEDLWAFNEEVVVRAVAACPVPVISAVGHEIDFTLSDFAADVRAETPSGAAELLSTAYGQQVDRLAIAGDGLRDGLRNVVEDARDRVKNLKSRLRLLTPRAQIEQGWLRRDDLANRLSAALTSAHREKRHALQSVTRAFATATPQRRVERESQRLLAMWKRLQAASPQSVLHRGFVIMRDADGKPVMQASDVQTGAGYEAEFSDGRAKLRGAE comes from the coding sequence ATGAGCTGGCGCGACGAGGGCATGGAACCCCTCGACCTCGGGCGGGAACAACCCGGGGCCGACGCGGAGAGCGTGAGCGCCTTCACGCGGCGCGTGAAGGTGTTGCTCGAGCGCAACCTGAACGTGGGTTGGGTGCGCGGTGAGGTGTCGAACCTGCGGCGGCAGGCGAGCGGACACGTGTATTTTTCGCTCAAGGACGCGGGCGCGCAGTTGACCTGTGTCATGTTCCGCGGCGACGCCATGCGCCAGACGGTGCAGTTGCGCGACGGGATGCAGGTCATCCTCAATGGTCGCGTGGGCGTCTACGAGGCGCGGGGCAGTTACCAGCTCATCGTGCGCACGGTGGTCGAGGATGGCGTGGGCCGGCTGCAACGTGAATTTGAGGCGCTCAAACGGCGACTCGATGCCGAGGGCCTCTTTGCCCGCGAGCGCAAACGCGCGCTGCCCGAGCTGCCGTTGCGGGTGGGTTTTGTAACCTCGCCGACGGGCGCGGCGGTGCAGGATTTCATGCGCATCATGGTGCGGCGCGGCTGGAAGGGCCGACTCGTCGTGCTGCCGGCCAAGGTGCAGGGTGTGGGCGCCGCCGAGGAAGTTGCGGCGATGATCGCTACGGCGGGGCGATTGGCGTGTTTTGACGTGCTGGTGGTGGGCCGGGGCGGCGGCAGCCTCGAAGACCTGTGGGCCTTTAACGAGGAGGTCGTTGTGCGCGCGGTGGCGGCCTGTCCGGTGCCGGTGATTTCGGCGGTGGGGCACGAGATCGATTTTACGCTCAGCGACTTCGCCGCCGATGTGCGGGCGGAAACGCCGAGCGGCGCGGCGGAATTGTTGTCGACGGCCTACGGTCAACAGGTCGACCGCCTGGCCATCGCCGGCGATGGCCTGCGTGACGGTCTGCGCAACGTGGTAGAGGATGCGCGCGACCGCGTAAAGAATCTGAAATCGCGTCTGCGGTTGCTGACGCCACGTGCGCAGATCGAGCAGGGGTGGCTACGTCGGGACGACTTGGCCAATCGCTTGTCGGCAGCGTTGACCTCGGCTCATCGCGAGAAACGGCACGCGCTGCAAAGTGTGACCCGCGCCTTCGCCACGGCGACGCCGCAACGTCGGGTGGAGCGCGAATCGCAGCGCTTGTTGGCGATGTGGAAACGGCTGCAGGCGGCGAGTCCGCAGTCGGTCCTGCATCGCGGATTTGTTATCATGCGCGACGCCGACGGAAAGCCGGTGATGCAGGCGTCCGACGTGCAAACGGGCGCTGGTTACGAAGCGGAGTTTAGCGACGGCCGGGCCAAGTTGCGCGGCGCGGAGTGA